A stretch of Phragmites australis chromosome 12, lpPhrAust1.1, whole genome shotgun sequence DNA encodes these proteins:
- the LOC133887506 gene encoding uncharacterized protein LOC133887506 isoform X1: protein MGSACRAAPSWRSACLSLCLLPVVLPLVLLWLPLLCVAVAVLRFLRHRRMTMVVERGRCCLGGRERSTLETEGEGHRSTLETEGEGYRAALLHKYLEDQMELVRAVP, encoded by the coding sequence ATGGGGTCTGCCTGCCGCGCAGCGCCGTCGTGGCGGTCGGCGTGCCTGTCGCTGTGCCTCCTCCCGGTCGTCCTGCCGCTGGTGCTCCTCTGGCTGCCGCTGCTctgcgtcgccgtcgccgtcctccgCTTCCTCCGTCACCGGAGGATGacgatggtggtggagagggGGAGGTGCTGCCTCGGTGGCCGAGAGCGATCGACGCTGGAGACGGAGGGTGAGGGGCACCGGTCGACGCTGGAGACGGAGGGTGAGGGGTACCGGGCGGCGCTGCTGCACAAGTACCTGGAGGACCAGATGGAGCTGGTGAGGGCGGTGCCATGA
- the LOC133887506 gene encoding uncharacterized protein LOC133887506 isoform X2 yields MGSACRAAPSWRSACLSLCLLPVVLPLVLLWLPLLCVAVAVLRFLRHRRMTMVVERGRCCLGGRERSTLETEGEGHRAALLHKYLEDQMELVRAVP; encoded by the exons ATGGGGTCTGCCTGCCGCGCAGCGCCGTCGTGGCGGTCGGCGTGCCTGTCGCTGTGCCTCCTCCCGGTCGTCCTGCCGCTGGTGCTCCTCTGGCTGCCGCTGCTctgcgtcgccgtcgccgtcctccgCTTCCTCCGTCACCGGAGGATGacgatggtggtggagagggGGAGGTGCTGCCTCGGTGGCCGAGAGCGATCGACGCTGGAGACGGAGGGTGAGGGGCACCGG GCGGCGCTGCTGCACAAGTACCTGGAGGACCAGATGGAGCTGGTGAGGGCGGTGCCATGA
- the LOC133887099 gene encoding uncharacterized protein LOC133887099, producing the protein MAGSSSTAGIHGDGAEGVLICGDGVGGGRIPGGIVKPMRDHSRSSHAHPTVKIQDESHAKVMENPKVAVAKSRSSSPATAGQVKGSGSNVRDEVVEGKIQMTDDGVAIASERSPDDLKDNRVREPFDPERANRNALLLLSVLLVVAMPVVAWRSLGQPLLLVWRLSLLVCFCFSIWTRLLDVNMRARTVFFCSSFGFVLALYADAAKDPRIGMLIAYLNSHIAVGMMGYALAERRQRDGTEVSAAAVPILSDEQAERLLHLQMLGGAYHVLLTLGVAAYVAWVLCHMADYPTEQLVMHVFFPLSGLLLFWIPFVASMLLQGALMAETEHILLIIYLFFTVLLFALTSVTLGDIWAMIIAWLATLGLSGFFGYCL; encoded by the coding sequence ATGGCGGGGAGCTCCTCCACGGCCGGGATCCATGGAGACGGCGCTGAAGGGGTCCTGATCTGTGGAGACGGCGTCGGAGGGGGCCGGATCCCTGGAGGCATCGTCAAGCCCATGCGCGACCACTCCAGAAGCTCCCACGCCCACCCCACCGTCAAGATCCAAGACGAGAGCCACGCCAAGGTGATGGAAAACCCTAAGGTCGCCGTCGCCAAATCCAGGAGCTCCTCCCCCGCTACCGCCGGCCAAGTCAAGGGCAGCGGTAGCAACGTCCGGGATGAGGTCGTGGAGGGTAAGATCCAAATGACAGACGATGGGGTCGCCATCGCCTCTGAGAGATCCCCGGATGACCTCAAGGACAACCGTGTCCGCGAGCCGTTTGACCCGGAGAGGGCCAATCGCaacgccctcctcctcctctccgtgTTGCTCGTGGTGGCCATGCCGGTCGTGGCGTGGCGTTCACTCGGCCAGCCGCTGCTCCTTGTTTGGCGGCTCTCCCTCCTGGTATGCTTCTGCTTTTCCATCTGGACCCGCTTGCTTGATGTCAACATGCGCGCGCGGACCGTGTTCTTCTGCTCCTCCTTTGGCTTCGTGCTGGCCCTATACGCCGACGCCGCGAAGGACCCCAGGATCGGGATGCTCATCGCGTATCTCAACTCTCACATCGCCGTGGGCATGATGGGCTACGCACTCGCCGAGCGCCGGCAGCGTGACGGCACCGAGgtgtccgccgccgccgtccccatCCTGTCCGACGAGCAGGCGGAGAGACTGCTCCACCTCCAGATGCTCGGTGGCGCCTACCACGTTCTGCTCACGCTGGGGGTCGCGGCTTACGTGGCGTGGGTGCTGTGCCACATGGCCGACTACCCTACAGAGCAACTCGTGATGCACGTCTTCTTCCCACTCTCCGGCTTGCTCCTGTTCTGGATTCCCTTCGTGGCCTCGATGTTGCTGCAGGGTGCACTCATGGCGGAGACAGAGCACATATTACTGATCATATACCTGTTTTTCACCGTTTTGCTCTTCGCATTGACCTCTGTGACGCTTGGGGACATCTGGGCGATGATAATCGCCTGGCTTGCTACTCTCGGCCTCTCTGGGTTCTTTGGTTACTGTCTGTGA